A single Pedobacter sp. PACM 27299 DNA region contains:
- a CDS encoding ABC transporter permease, with amino-acid sequence MAWRDSRKNRSRLLLFMSSIVLGIAALVAVYSFKANLQRDIDEQAKTLTGADLIVESRRPLSPAVKALLDTLGNERALERNFVSMVYFIKGEGSRLVQIRALQGNYPFYGTIETLPAAAGKSFKTGRKALVDQTLMLQYQAKPGDSIKIGSLSFAIEGSLESVPGQTGLASTVTPVVYIPLEYLQETGLTQLGSRIQSRYLYKYKTAAAVDSDLKRHRKFLDKEQLSTETVATKKESTGRAFKNLNQFLALSGFIALLLGCIGVGTSIQVYIKEKLSTIATLRCLGLNASEAFLIYLIQVGVIGLLGAFVGAFLGTALQFLLPVVLKDFIPLELSIGISWSAIGQGLATGLIISVLFALPSLISVRNISPLNAIRASFEAVKPKRDLLKWLVYLLIMGFIYGFTYLQMNDAIQAIAFVLGILLAFLLLLGQAQVLMFAVRKLIPERMAYVWRQGFANLYRPNNQTMVLSLAIGLSTMFIVTLYLVQGVLLNKVEVSGEGTKSNMVLFDIQPAQKEPLAKLLQANHLPVLGQVPIVTMRIIEINGKTAEQYGDTTSAKDAKKSIVNAFKGEVRATYQQKPRATEKITAGNWTGTTAEGGTVFISLENGYAERLNIRIGDSIVFDVQGMPVKTKVGSLRSVDWNTVQPNFRVVFPSGVLEEAPQFYVFMTHVAAAEKSAQLQADVLKQFPNVSIVNLDMIIKTIDNLLNKINFVIRFMAGFSMATGWIVLLSSVMSSKGQRLKESVLLRTMGASRKQILTITGLEYLILGFIATAAGIILAVLGSWALAVFALKGNYAPEILPLIVFLVLIPLLVMFTGLYSSRSVLNHPPLEILRKES; translated from the coding sequence ATGGCTTGGCGTGATAGCAGGAAAAATCGTTCCCGGCTGCTGCTGTTTATGTCTTCTATTGTTTTAGGAATTGCAGCACTGGTGGCTGTTTACTCCTTTAAAGCCAATTTACAGCGTGACATCGACGAACAAGCAAAGACCTTGACCGGAGCTGACCTGATTGTAGAAAGTCGCAGGCCCCTGAGTCCAGCTGTTAAAGCTTTACTGGACACCTTAGGGAATGAACGGGCTTTGGAAAGAAATTTTGTCTCCATGGTCTACTTCATTAAAGGTGAAGGCAGCCGATTGGTTCAAATCAGGGCTTTACAAGGAAATTACCCCTTTTATGGTACTATAGAAACACTTCCTGCTGCTGCTGGGAAAAGTTTTAAAACTGGTAGAAAGGCACTGGTAGACCAAACACTAATGCTGCAATATCAGGCAAAACCTGGCGACTCAATAAAGATTGGCAGTTTAAGCTTTGCTATTGAAGGGAGCCTGGAAAGTGTTCCTGGGCAAACTGGCCTCGCGAGTACAGTCACACCCGTAGTCTATATCCCACTGGAATACCTGCAAGAAACCGGCTTAACACAGCTGGGCAGCAGAATCCAATCCCGTTATTTATATAAATATAAAACTGCTGCTGCTGTCGATAGTGATTTAAAGCGTCATCGGAAATTCCTGGACAAGGAGCAGCTGAGTACCGAAACTGTGGCTACAAAGAAGGAAAGTACAGGTCGGGCTTTTAAAAATCTCAATCAGTTTCTGGCCTTATCAGGTTTCATAGCCTTGTTATTAGGTTGTATTGGTGTAGGAACTTCTATTCAGGTATACATCAAAGAGAAATTGAGTACCATAGCTACTTTAAGGTGCCTGGGTTTAAATGCCAGTGAAGCTTTTCTCATCTATCTGATTCAGGTAGGGGTTATCGGTCTGTTAGGTGCATTTGTGGGTGCTTTTTTAGGTACCGCCCTGCAGTTTTTACTTCCTGTAGTATTGAAAGACTTCATTCCTCTGGAATTGTCAATTGGCATTTCCTGGTCGGCGATTGGACAAGGACTGGCAACGGGGTTGATCATATCTGTATTATTTGCATTGCCATCCCTGATTTCGGTTCGGAATATATCGCCTTTAAATGCCATCAGGGCTTCTTTCGAAGCAGTAAAGCCAAAAAGAGACCTCCTCAAGTGGTTGGTTTACCTGCTGATAATGGGCTTCATTTATGGCTTTACTTATTTGCAGATGAACGATGCAATTCAAGCCATCGCTTTTGTGCTCGGTATATTGCTAGCCTTTCTGTTGCTGCTGGGCCAGGCTCAGGTACTGATGTTCGCGGTAAGAAAACTGATTCCTGAGCGTATGGCTTATGTATGGCGTCAGGGTTTTGCCAATCTGTACCGTCCCAATAATCAAACTATGGTACTCAGCTTGGCGATTGGCTTATCTACGATGTTCATTGTGACACTTTATTTGGTTCAAGGGGTGCTTTTAAATAAAGTTGAAGTATCTGGTGAGGGGACGAAATCTAATATGGTGCTGTTTGATATTCAGCCTGCTCAAAAAGAACCTTTAGCAAAGCTGCTCCAGGCAAATCATTTGCCGGTTTTAGGGCAGGTGCCTATCGTGACCATGAGGATAATTGAAATCAACGGGAAGACAGCCGAACAGTATGGAGATACCACGTCAGCCAAAGATGCGAAGAAGTCAATTGTCAATGCCTTTAAAGGGGAAGTCAGAGCCACCTATCAGCAAAAGCCAAGGGCTACAGAAAAGATTACTGCTGGCAACTGGACCGGAACCACAGCAGAAGGTGGAACAGTTTTTATTTCTTTAGAAAATGGATATGCGGAAAGACTAAATATAAGGATTGGCGATTCAATTGTATTCGATGTTCAGGGAATGCCGGTTAAAACAAAAGTTGGCAGCTTAAGATCTGTGGATTGGAATACAGTACAGCCTAATTTTAGGGTGGTATTCCCTTCAGGCGTACTGGAAGAAGCACCGCAGTTTTATGTCTTTATGACGCATGTTGCCGCCGCGGAAAAGTCTGCTCAATTACAGGCAGACGTTTTGAAGCAATTTCCTAATGTTTCAATAGTTAATTTAGATATGATTATTAAAACCATTGATAATCTATTGAATAAGATAAACTTTGTGATTCGGTTTATGGCTGGATTTAGCATGGCTACAGGTTGGATTGTGTTGCTTTCTTCCGTAATGAGCAGTAAAGGGCAGCGATTGAAAGAAAGTGTTTTGCTGAGAACCATGGGAGCAAGCAGGAAGCAAATCCTAACGATTACTGGCCTGGAATACCTAATCTTAGGTTTTATTGCCACCGCTGCAGGAATTATTCTGGCGGTATTGGGCAGTTGGGCCCTGGCCGTATTTGCGCTCAAAGGTAACTATGCCCCAGAAATTTTACCTTTAATTGTATTCCTGGTGCTGATTCCTTTATTGGTGATGTTTACTGGACTTTATAGCAGTAGAAGTGTATTGAATCATCCCCCTTTAGAAATTTTAAGAAAAGAATCCTAA
- a CDS encoding ABC transporter ATP-binding protein, producing MEHILNIRNVSKIYENAGHKLTVLDQINFSIQRGTTVAITGPSGSGKTTLLGLCAGLDRSSSGTVSLNKIDLDNLTEDQRASVRNRYVGFIFQNFQLLPTLTALENVMVPLELRGEKNIKQHAMDLLDKVGLADRSGHYPIQLSGGEQQRVSLARAFSNQPAILFADEPTGNLDAETSDKVIKLMFDLNKEAGTTLVIVTHDLDLAAKTNRMIKLKGGVVVADLELNHG from the coding sequence TTGGAACATATCCTTAACATTCGAAATGTAAGTAAAATTTACGAAAATGCAGGTCATAAATTGACAGTACTCGATCAGATTAATTTTTCAATTCAAAGAGGAACCACTGTTGCCATCACCGGGCCTTCTGGAAGTGGAAAGACCACTTTACTAGGTTTGTGTGCAGGATTAGATCGTTCCAGTTCAGGGACAGTGTCCTTGAATAAGATTGATCTGGATAATTTAACAGAAGACCAAAGAGCCTCAGTAAGAAACCGCTACGTAGGTTTTATCTTTCAAAATTTTCAGCTTTTACCAACCCTTACTGCCCTGGAGAATGTAATGGTGCCCTTAGAATTGAGAGGGGAAAAGAATATAAAGCAGCATGCGATGGATTTATTGGATAAGGTAGGCCTTGCCGACCGCTCTGGTCATTACCCGATACAACTATCTGGTGGAGAACAGCAAAGGGTTTCTCTGGCGAGAGCCTTTTCAAACCAGCCAGCCATATTATTTGCAGATGAACCCACTGGAAATCTGGATGCTGAAACCAGTGATAAAGTGATAAAACTAATGTTTGACCTCAATAAAGAGGCTGGAACAACCTTGGTTATTGTGACGCATGACCTGGATCTGGCGGCAAAGACCAATAGGATGATCAAATTAAAAGGAGGTGTAGTAGTTGCTGATTTAGAATTGAACCATGGCTGA
- a CDS encoding arylesterase — protein MSLLTACTENQGSSSADAAKSASDQPSTNVEGQQKSSGTEKDLTKEKNILFFGTSLTAGYGLTIDEAFPALIQRKINDAKLPYKVINAGLSGETSAAGNTRIDWLLKQPIAILVLELGANDGLRGLPLKETKRNLQQIIDKVRKKNPEVKIVLAGMQIPPSMGADYATEFKSLFPELARKNDLVLVPFLLQGVGGVPKLNQGDGIHPTAEGQKILAENVWLQLKPIL, from the coding sequence ATGTCCTTATTGACTGCTTGCACTGAAAATCAAGGATCCAGTAGTGCTGACGCAGCAAAATCAGCCTCTGATCAACCATCAACAAATGTTGAGGGGCAGCAGAAATCCAGCGGTACAGAAAAAGACCTGACGAAAGAAAAAAACATCTTATTTTTTGGAACCAGTCTTACGGCTGGTTATGGTTTAACCATTGATGAAGCCTTTCCAGCTTTAATACAGCGGAAAATAAACGACGCGAAACTTCCTTATAAAGTGATTAATGCGGGTTTAAGCGGTGAGACCTCTGCTGCCGGGAATACCAGGATCGACTGGTTATTGAAACAGCCGATAGCTATATTAGTTTTGGAATTAGGGGCTAATGATGGATTGCGAGGTCTTCCTTTAAAAGAAACGAAGCGCAACCTTCAGCAGATTATTGACAAAGTCAGGAAAAAGAATCCTGAAGTGAAAATTGTACTTGCGGGAATGCAGATCCCACCGAGTATGGGGGCCGATTATGCCACTGAGTTCAAATCGCTTTTCCCTGAGCTGGCCAGAAAAAACGATTTGGTATTGGTTCCTTTCCTACTTCAGGGCGTTGGTGGAGTGCCAAAACTGAATCAGGGAGATGGGATCCATCCTACTGCAGAAGGACAGAAAATCCTTGCAGAGAATGTATGGCTGCAGTTAAAACCTATTTTATAA
- a CDS encoding family 20 glycosylhydrolase — translation MERKSGVFELKNCRLIVVQDDQFIPEAKLLQKALISQGIEAKIGKLPVDGSPCIIIARDEMLDAEFKDEAYRLEVSPNRITIKGLHKNGVFYGIQTLKQLISVDKELQSCEIVDWPAFSWRGYMVDVGRNFQSLAMLKQQIDVMAAYKLNIFHFHATEDIAWRLESKRYPQLTAPETMLRNKGDFYTVEQMKDLIAYCKERHITLVPEIDMPGHSEAFKRAMKTEMQSDTGLVIVKNLIREFIKTYNLPYLHIGADEVKITNANFLPEVTKLIEQLGKKIIGWEPGGNFTESTLRQLWMEGATKISKNKNIQYVDSRHLYLNHMDPLESVVTIFNRKISNLDKGNANALGGVICNWPDRNIHKQEDALIQNPVYPAMLAFSERSWKGGGIPGWMAKIGQPESTEAIGFSEFENRLMKHKQRYFSGLPFPYTTQAGITWKLIGPFANGGDLTASFEPEAAHVNLDSLPLALEVMGGTIVLRHWWTPQVTGVLDKPQENTTWYAYRKIWADADESKDFWIGFNNMSRSYASNSPEKGTWDNRKSNVYVNGVLIDPPVWKQAGLSGNMEIPLIDEGYEFRAATKIALKHGWNEVLIKLPIASFKGADWKNPQKWMFTFVALDAL, via the coding sequence ATGGAAAGGAAATCTGGTGTTTTTGAACTTAAAAACTGCCGGTTAATTGTAGTTCAGGATGATCAGTTTATTCCTGAAGCTAAACTGCTTCAAAAAGCACTAATAAGCCAAGGAATAGAGGCTAAAATTGGCAAATTGCCTGTCGATGGTTCTCCATGCATCATAATTGCCAGGGATGAAATGCTCGATGCCGAATTTAAGGACGAAGCCTATCGCCTTGAAGTAAGTCCGAATAGGATTACAATTAAAGGATTGCACAAAAACGGCGTTTTTTATGGCATTCAAACATTGAAACAACTGATTTCAGTAGATAAAGAACTTCAGTCCTGTGAGATTGTGGATTGGCCTGCATTTTCATGGAGAGGCTATATGGTGGATGTAGGTCGAAATTTCCAATCCCTTGCCATGTTAAAACAACAAATCGATGTCATGGCGGCATACAAGCTCAATATTTTTCATTTTCATGCCACAGAAGATATTGCCTGGAGATTGGAAAGTAAGCGCTATCCACAGCTGACCGCGCCAGAAACAATGCTACGCAATAAAGGTGATTTTTATACGGTAGAACAGATGAAAGATCTGATCGCTTATTGTAAGGAAAGGCACATTACGCTGGTACCAGAGATAGATATGCCTGGTCATAGTGAAGCTTTTAAAAGAGCAATGAAAACGGAAATGCAAAGTGATACAGGACTTGTTATTGTTAAAAATCTGATTAGGGAGTTTATCAAAACTTATAACCTTCCTTATTTACACATTGGTGCAGATGAGGTTAAAATTACGAATGCAAATTTCCTTCCGGAAGTGACAAAATTGATAGAACAACTCGGTAAAAAGATTATTGGATGGGAGCCAGGAGGAAACTTTACGGAAAGTACCCTTCGACAATTGTGGATGGAAGGTGCAACAAAAATAAGTAAGAATAAAAACATACAATATGTAGACTCCCGACACCTTTACCTGAACCACATGGATCCTTTAGAAAGTGTGGTAACCATTTTTAATAGGAAAATTTCGAACCTGGATAAAGGAAATGCCAATGCTTTGGGTGGCGTGATTTGTAACTGGCCAGACCGGAACATTCACAAACAAGAAGATGCTTTAATTCAAAATCCGGTTTACCCCGCTATGCTGGCTTTCTCTGAACGCAGCTGGAAAGGTGGGGGAATACCCGGCTGGATGGCTAAAATCGGGCAACCTGAATCTACGGAGGCAATTGGCTTCTCTGAGTTTGAAAACCGCTTAATGAAGCATAAACAACGCTATTTTTCAGGCCTGCCATTTCCTTATACCACACAGGCAGGTATTACCTGGAAACTGATTGGTCCTTTTGCTAATGGAGGTGATTTAACGGCATCATTTGAGCCCGAAGCAGCTCATGTAAATCTGGATAGTCTGCCGCTGGCCTTGGAAGTGATGGGTGGGACAATCGTACTCAGACATTGGTGGACACCACAAGTGACCGGTGTGTTAGATAAACCTCAGGAAAACACCACTTGGTACGCTTATCGTAAAATATGGGCTGATGCCGATGAATCCAAGGATTTCTGGATCGGTTTTAACAATATGTCCCGTTCTTATGCTTCTAATTCACCTGAAAAAGGAACCTGGGACAACCGTAAAAGTAATGTTTATGTGAATGGAGTCCTGATTGATCCACCAGTATGGAAACAGGCCGGTTTATCTGGAAACATGGAAATCCCATTGATCGATGAAGGCTATGAATTCAGGGCAGCTACAAAAATCGCCCTAAAACATGGATGGAATGAAGTGTTGATTAAATTGCCAATCGCCAGTTTTAAAGGAGCAGATTGGAAAAATCCACAGAAGTGGATGTTCACTTTCGTAGCCCTGGATGCTTTATAA
- a CDS encoding AGE family epimerase/isomerase, whose translation MNYTKEDLQQLQQFYNDQLLNDTVPFWFPRSVDTEFGGYLLMRDQDGKLIDDDKAVWIQGRAAWLLSTLYNTIEPKEEWLSAAKSGIDFLNKYCFDEDGQMFFHVTRDGQPIRKRRYYFSETFAVIANAAYAKASADPAAAEMARYLFGKCIEYSTTPGILPPKFTGTRPTKGIGVPMIMMNTAQQLRETIGDPRCDEWIDKWINEIETYFVKDDIRCVMEQVAPDGSIVDHIDGRTLNPGHAIEGAWFILHEAKYRNNDPKLIALGCKMLDYMWERGWDKEHGGIMYFKDVYDKPVQEYWQDMKFWWPHNEVIIATLLAYTITGDEKYAKWHKLVHDYAYGHFHDKKNGEWFGYLHKDGSLAQTAKGNLFKGPFHLPRQEWYCAALLTEHLNK comes from the coding sequence ATGAATTATACTAAAGAAGACCTTCAGCAATTACAGCAATTTTATAACGATCAACTTTTAAATGATACGGTTCCTTTCTGGTTTCCAAGATCTGTAGATACCGAATTTGGAGGCTATTTATTGATGAGAGATCAGGATGGGAAGCTGATCGATGACGATAAGGCAGTATGGATACAGGGGAGGGCAGCATGGCTGCTTTCTACACTTTACAATACGATTGAACCAAAAGAAGAATGGCTATCTGCAGCAAAATCCGGAATAGATTTTCTGAATAAATACTGCTTTGATGAAGATGGACAGATGTTTTTCCATGTCACGCGTGATGGTCAGCCCATTAGAAAACGGAGGTATTATTTTTCAGAAACCTTTGCTGTCATCGCCAATGCTGCTTATGCAAAAGCAAGTGCTGATCCAGCAGCGGCTGAAATGGCAAGATACCTTTTTGGGAAATGCATTGAGTATTCAACAACTCCAGGGATTTTGCCGCCAAAATTTACCGGAACCAGACCAACAAAAGGAATTGGCGTGCCAATGATTATGATGAATACCGCTCAGCAGCTTAGGGAAACAATTGGAGATCCACGCTGTGACGAATGGATCGACAAATGGATCAACGAAATAGAGACTTATTTTGTTAAAGATGACATTCGCTGTGTAATGGAACAAGTGGCTCCTGATGGTAGCATTGTAGACCATATTGATGGAAGAACACTAAACCCTGGTCATGCGATAGAAGGGGCATGGTTTATTCTTCATGAAGCTAAATACAGAAATAATGACCCTAAACTGATTGCATTGGGATGTAAAATGCTAGACTATATGTGGGAACGTGGATGGGATAAAGAACATGGCGGAATCATGTATTTCAAAGATGTATACGATAAACCCGTACAGGAATATTGGCAGGATATGAAGTTTTGGTGGCCGCATAATGAGGTGATCATTGCCACCTTATTAGCTTACACCATCACAGGAGATGAAAAATATGCAAAATGGCATAAATTGGTTCATGATTATGCCTACGGACATTTTCACGACAAAAAGAACGGTGAATGGTTTGGTTACCTGCATAAAGATGGAAGTTTAGCACAAACGGCTAAGGGAAATCTCTTTAAAGGACCTTTTCATTTACCACGCCAGGAATGGTACTGTGCCGCTTTATTAACAGAACACCTAAACAAATAA
- a CDS encoding GDSL-type esterase/lipase family protein codes for MRTTIKIIVVFCLLSLSLQINLFAQRKKIKVACIGNSVTAGYLLNDPVAESYPSVLQGLLGSTYEVGNFGLSGATLLKKGHRPYYKTKEFTKALDFNADIAIVHLGLNDTDPRNWPEYRDEFQQDYAWLLDTLKKNNSKIKIYVCRLTPIFSEHPRFKSGTRDWYWQIQKEIPLIAKDNQASLIDLNGPLNNRTDLFADNLHPDKEGAAIIARTIYGNITGNFGGLKLPLLFTDHMVLQRDQVIPIYGTADADEPVTVVFNGMKKTALSGKDGKWKVVFPAMAHGGPYQMSISDKKTKIILKDLLLGDVWLCSGQSNMYFKLAQSATGAAELKQFPAQPKLRLMKFNPVAETDGVSWDSTTLAKLNHLDYFSGNWELATSVTAAGFSAIGYYFGQQLVQEEGVPIGLIQMAVGGSTLESWIDRYTLEHDPQLVDVLSNWRKSDFVQAWARGRADLNLKNSLNPRQRHPYEPAYNYEAGIAQLIGSPIKGVIWYQGESNTQNPELYAHSFPLLIKSWREKWGMDFPFYYVQLSGINRPSWPYFRAMQTQVQHQVSKTYMAVSSDLGDSLDVHPIRKKEIGQRLAFQALQHSYGKKVVADGPIPGKAVLKDHTIEISFVAGSPLAVKDAQPLQGFDVVLEKGIILPISAKLMNNKVELQLPKEIKPEKVRIVRYSYAPFSRANLINQHGLPASTFTIPLN; via the coding sequence ATGAGAACCACCATAAAAATCATCGTTGTCTTTTGTTTATTGTCACTTTCTTTACAAATTAACCTGTTTGCGCAGAGGAAGAAAATCAAAGTAGCCTGCATCGGAAATTCCGTTACCGCAGGTTATTTACTTAATGATCCAGTTGCTGAATCCTATCCATCCGTACTGCAAGGCTTACTAGGCAGCACTTATGAAGTAGGAAACTTTGGCCTCAGCGGCGCAACTCTATTAAAGAAAGGACATAGACCTTACTATAAGACTAAAGAATTTACCAAAGCCCTTGACTTTAATGCAGATATTGCCATTGTTCATCTTGGGCTGAATGATACAGATCCAAGAAACTGGCCGGAATACCGCGATGAATTTCAGCAGGATTATGCCTGGCTATTGGATACCTTAAAAAAGAATAATTCGAAAATCAAGATATATGTTTGTCGGTTAACACCGATTTTCAGTGAGCACCCAAGGTTTAAATCAGGAACCCGCGACTGGTACTGGCAGATTCAAAAAGAGATTCCTTTGATTGCTAAAGACAATCAGGCTTCACTGATTGATTTGAATGGTCCGTTAAATAATCGTACAGATCTATTTGCAGATAATCTGCACCCAGATAAGGAAGGCGCTGCCATCATTGCCCGTACGATCTATGGAAATATTACCGGCAATTTCGGAGGATTAAAATTGCCTTTGCTGTTTACTGATCACATGGTACTGCAGCGCGACCAGGTGATTCCAATATATGGAACTGCAGATGCAGATGAACCCGTAACCGTAGTTTTTAATGGGATGAAGAAAACAGCGCTTAGCGGAAAAGATGGTAAATGGAAAGTGGTGTTTCCAGCAATGGCTCATGGAGGCCCTTATCAGATGAGCATCAGTGATAAAAAAACGAAGATCATTTTAAAAGACCTACTGCTTGGGGATGTTTGGCTGTGCTCCGGCCAGTCAAATATGTATTTCAAGCTGGCCCAATCTGCCACAGGAGCTGCTGAATTAAAGCAATTTCCTGCACAGCCTAAATTAAGATTGATGAAGTTTAATCCGGTTGCTGAAACTGATGGCGTATCCTGGGACAGTACCACCTTGGCAAAATTAAACCACCTGGACTATTTCTCGGGAAATTGGGAGCTGGCAACTTCAGTTACTGCCGCAGGCTTTTCTGCCATCGGGTATTATTTTGGGCAGCAGCTGGTACAGGAAGAAGGGGTTCCAATCGGCCTGATCCAAATGGCGGTTGGTGGTTCTACACTGGAATCCTGGATCGATCGTTACACATTAGAGCATGATCCTCAGCTGGTAGATGTACTCAGCAATTGGCGGAAATCAGATTTTGTCCAGGCCTGGGCACGTGGACGTGCAGATTTGAACCTTAAAAATTCTTTGAATCCCAGACAGCGTCATCCTTACGAACCGGCCTATAATTATGAAGCTGGAATTGCTCAGCTGATCGGATCTCCAATAAAAGGAGTGATCTGGTATCAGGGAGAAAGTAATACTCAAAATCCAGAATTGTATGCCCATAGCTTTCCGCTGCTGATCAAGAGCTGGCGGGAAAAATGGGGGATGGATTTTCCTTTTTATTATGTACAGCTGTCTGGAATTAACCGTCCTTCATGGCCGTACTTTAGAGCAATGCAAACTCAGGTTCAACATCAGGTTTCTAAAACTTATATGGCGGTTAGCTCAGACTTGGGGGATTCACTCGATGTTCATCCCATCAGGAAAAAAGAAATTGGACAACGCCTGGCCTTTCAGGCACTCCAGCATAGTTATGGTAAAAAAGTAGTTGCGGATGGTCCGATTCCAGGAAAAGCGGTGTTGAAAGACCATACGATTGAGATTTCCTTTGTAGCTGGAAGCCCGCTCGCAGTAAAAGATGCTCAGCCATTACAGGGATTTGATGTAGTGCTGGAAAAAGGAATCATCCTACCAATTTCTGCAAAGTTGATGAACAATAAAGTGGAACTCCAGCTTCCTAAAGAAATAAAACCAGAAAAAGTAAGAATAGTACGGTACAGTTATGCTCCTTTTAGTCGGGCCAATCTGATCAATCAGCATGGTTTACCGGCTTCAACCTTCACTATACCCCTTAACTAA
- a CDS encoding sialidase family protein, whose amino-acid sequence MMISQHYKCAALSLFLLATGLTASSQKVQSNSIDLKISAKQTINPILKRKAINPLWRMEIEVPIEGLAFKTLLGTLNKSGLKDLQSLEAYLSTENKEKEQVLDAKKKIGAVVVSGKNFRIPLDGKLAPGKQVIWISATLKPEANIDDRVELKVSDLIDVANVKHKISIQGPVVAKRLGIAIRNPNDDGVNSYRIPGIIDTDKGTLISVYDARYKNSGDLPGNIDVGMSRSKDGGKTWEPMKIIMDMGAPHENNGVGDPSVLFDPVTKTIWVAALWSKGNRSIAGSGPGLSEEETGQFALTSSTDDGLTWTKPYSITTQVKNPIWRLFFPGPGNGIAMADGKIVFPAQYWDENKMPHSTLIYSADHGKIWNAGVGAKSNTTESQLVETTPGKIMLNMRDNRGKFRSVATTTDMGLNWETHPTSVKALIDPVCMASFIKARVKVKGKMKDVLFFSNPNSSKDRKDMTIKMSLDLGETWEDASLLVDERDAFGYSALTKIDEETLGLLYEGVRDLYFVRIPVKDLLK is encoded by the coding sequence ATGATGATTTCACAACACTACAAATGCGCCGCGCTTTCTCTTTTTTTATTAGCCACTGGGTTAACCGCCAGCAGCCAAAAAGTGCAATCCAATTCGATTGATTTAAAGATCAGCGCGAAGCAAACCATAAACCCAATTCTAAAAAGGAAAGCGATCAATCCGCTGTGGCGCATGGAAATTGAAGTTCCGATAGAAGGACTAGCATTTAAAACGCTGTTAGGTACGCTAAATAAATCAGGTTTGAAGGATCTTCAATCTTTGGAGGCTTATCTAAGTACGGAGAATAAAGAGAAAGAACAAGTGCTGGATGCGAAGAAAAAGATTGGCGCTGTAGTCGTGTCTGGAAAAAACTTCCGCATTCCTCTTGATGGTAAATTAGCTCCAGGGAAACAAGTGATCTGGATCAGTGCTACTTTAAAACCAGAAGCAAATATCGACGACCGTGTGGAACTAAAGGTTTCAGATTTAATAGATGTTGCCAATGTAAAACATAAAATCAGTATCCAAGGGCCAGTTGTGGCCAAAAGATTAGGAATCGCCATCAGAAATCCTAATGATGATGGGGTCAATTCTTATCGCATTCCCGGAATTATCGATACAGATAAAGGAACATTGATCTCCGTTTATGATGCACGTTATAAAAATAGTGGCGATCTGCCGGGTAATATTGATGTGGGAATGAGTAGAAGTAAAGATGGTGGCAAAACCTGGGAACCCATGAAAATCATCATGGATATGGGGGCTCCTCATGAAAATAATGGCGTTGGCGATCCTTCAGTTTTATTCGATCCCGTTACAAAAACCATTTGGGTAGCTGCATTATGGAGCAAAGGCAACCGCTCTATTGCAGGTTCTGGCCCTGGTCTTTCCGAAGAAGAAACCGGTCAATTTGCGCTAACCAGCAGTACCGATGATGGCTTAACCTGGACAAAACCATACAGCATTACCACACAGGTGAAAAATCCAATATGGAGACTGTTTTTCCCTGGCCCGGGAAATGGAATCGCAATGGCAGATGGTAAAATTGTATTCCCTGCACAATATTGGGATGAAAATAAAATGCCGCATTCTACATTGATTTATAGTGCAGATCATGGTAAAATCTGGAACGCAGGAGTGGGGGCCAAATCAAATACCACAGAAAGTCAGCTGGTAGAAACTACACCAGGAAAAATTATGCTGAATATGCGCGATAACCGTGGGAAATTCAGAAGTGTAGCGACGACTACAGATATGGGCTTAAATTGGGAAACACATCCTACTTCTGTGAAAGCATTGATCGACCCGGTGTGTATGGCCAGTTTTATTAAAGCCCGCGTGAAAGTAAAAGGGAAAATGAAAGATGTACTGTTCTTCAGTAATCCTAACTCTTCAAAAGATAGAAAAGACATGACCATTAAAATGAGTCTTGATCTTGGAGAAACCTGGGAAGATGCCAGTTTATTGGTAGACGAAAGAGATGCTTTCGGGTACTCAGCACTAACTAAAATTGATGAGGAGACTTTAGGTTTGCTATATGAAGGTGTACGTGATTTATACTTTGTACGCATCCCGGTTAAAGATCTTTTAAAATAA